Part of the Salvelinus fontinalis isolate EN_2023a chromosome 1, ASM2944872v1, whole genome shotgun sequence genome is shown below.
TCTCTTCAGACTGGAAGAAGTGTTGTGTTTTtcagttgaacatgtgctctttttaTTGGATTTATTTTCCCAAGTGACATCATCCAAGAGGGACTCGTTTGGTGGAACGACCAAACATCTTTGTGGACATTTCTAACTAGCACGACCCAGACCAGCTGAGCACTCATCcattagcctggttccagatcagtttgtgccaGTCTTGCCAACTCTTTAAGGTCATTTTCAcaccaaacagatctgggatcaggctgcTCATTCACACAACCTCTGTCTCCAACTCCTCATAATACGGCATGGTACAGGCTCTTTGTGCCGTCAGACACACAGCGGGGAATCATGAAAGGTCCATCAGACTTCACCATCACAACCCCGTCTTGACCCTTCAGAAAGCTCAGAGACACGTTGGTCTGGCGTTGTGCCGCCATCTTTATCTCGGGATTCAAAACCTGAACTGTTTATCCAAGATTCAACTTTGAACATGGTTAACATCAACAACCATGATAATAACAACATTAAAGCTGCCAATGTTCGGCTGACCCTCCTAGAGTAATAATCCTACCCTCAAAAAAGATATAAATAGAAAAAGTCTCAAATTGTGGCTGACCTTTAGAATGTAACAACCCTACCAAGTGTCACAAGACAGTGGCCACTGACCTCTCACAGAGTTACTATAACAACCAACATAACAAAATGGCCACCTGTCGTGGTGTCTGGTCCAGGCAGTTTAAGTCACCTGTCTTCCCTGGTTACTGACAGCTCAAATCAAAAATGGCCACAGACACCTGTTGTCCCCAGTTTCTGGTAGCTCAAGTCAAAATGGACACTGGCTATGTAGTTACTGACAGGTCAAGTTGGGGTCATTGAGCCAGGCCCAGATCTGGATCATCTCCTGCGGTGTCCGGCTATGTACCAGCATCAGACCTTTATAGGCACACGGGTTCCTCCTGTACTTCTCCTCAATGTCAAACGTCTTAAAGCCTTTATGTTTCTCCGGCCCCAGCCCCAGTTTCCTCAGACACATCCCTGTGTAGACGTCATCGATGGGGTAGAGCGGTACGTGCTGCGAGGCCCCGTGGAGCCGCTTGGCCAGGTCCCCAGAGTAGAGATACCCTCCTCCACCCGCGTAGGGCGGGTACTTGCCAACCAACAGACTCTCTGGGATGAAGTACTTGACCTTTTTATCCCTGTTTGGCCCCGCGTTGGTGATCACATCCCCTACAAACAGGTCCCTTGCCCGGGGCCCCGAGAGGCCCTTGAGGAAGGCCAGGATCCTCAACGTATTGACAAAGACGTCATCGTCCCCTTTAAAGATGAACTGAGCTCCAGGGCAGCGCGTGGTCATCCAGTCCAGGAAGAGCACCTCCTTGACGGTCAGGTTGAAGAACGAGTCCCGGAAGTCCCACTGGAGGTAGAgttgaaacatttttttttacaaaaaaaacaaTATACAGATTTGAGTATTTTGTTCATTACTCCACTGTTTATCCCATTTTATATGTCATCACACTTAGAGTCTGAGTGTCCCTGCATCCCAGAGTGTCACTCACCAATACTGAAACATTTAacaagacatacagttgaagttcacataaacttaggttggagtcattaaaactagtttttcaaccactccacaaatttcttgttaaaagctatagttttggcaagtcgattagaacatctactttgtgcatgacacaagtcatttttccaacaattgtttacagacacataatttcccttataattcactatcacaattccagtgggtcagaagtttacataaatacactaagttgactgtgcctttaaacagcttggaaaattccagaaaattatgtcatggctttagaagtttctgataggctagttgacatcatttgagtcaattggaggtgtacctgtggatgtatttcaaggcctactttcaaactcagcgcctctttgcttgacgtcatgggaaaatcaaaagaaatcagccaagacctcagaaaaaaaattgtggacctccacaagtctggttcatccttgggagcaatttacaaacgcctgaaggtaccacgttcatctgtacaaacaatagtacgcaagtataaacaccatgggaccacgcagccgtcataccactcaggaaggagacgcgttctgtctcctagagatgaacgtactttggtgcgagaagttcaaatcaatcccagaacaacagcaaaggactttgcgaagatgctggaggaaacaggtacaaaagtatctatatccacagtaaaacgagtcctataatcgACAAAAACCTGAAATGccattcagcaaggaagaagccactgctcaaaaaccgccataaaaaagccagactacggtttgcaactgcacatggggacaaagttcgtactttttggagaaatgtcctctggtctgttgaaacaaaaatagaactgtttgtgggcagaactgaaaaagcgtgtttgAGCAAGGCCTAGAAatgtgactcagttacaccagctctgtcaggaggaatgagccaaaattcacccaacttattgtgggaagcttatggaaggcttcCCGAAGCgtctgacccaagttaaacaatttaaaggcaattctaccaaatactaattgagtgtatgtaaacttctgacccactgggaagaaataaaagctgaaataaatcatggccttctattattctgacatttcacgttcttaaaataaagtggtgatcctaactgacctaaaacagggaattgttactcagattaaatgtcaggaattgtggaaaaactgagcttaaatgcatttggctaagatgtatttaaacttccgacttccaacTGTATTACAGATCAAAACCAACATTGTGGACCACTCAGGGAGTTAAAAAGACAATACATTACCACACAAATCCgatattatatttaaaaaaaaaaaccttgTCGATTGATGAACCGGTGTGtgaatctaagtaacataataaaataaatcCAACAAAATCTGCCAGTTTCAGATAGAGATCTGTTTTGCACAACAAAAAAAGGGggttaaaaatgtaaaaacaaatatctaacatttcctgagctttcttatatgtCCTTGATATAGGACAGCCCCTTAACCTTGTTCGTTATGATTTGTCTTTTCtggcatttatgaatgtgttattcaatgcgtttctatgggatTTGGTAGTAAAAGGACAAATTCAATAGTTTATCAAatcttatttttatatatatacctaaaggggtcctaaaagaTAAATaataatagctaaatgatccatgatatgaccatcttaaaacaattataTTTCAGCTTACAACCCCCACCCCACCTTTTAGGGGTTTTTCGCATAAAGTCCTCTTTAAAGTAACCAATCTCAGTCCTCTTCAAAGTAAAACATATAAAAAAAGGGTTTAGAAAAGCGAAAGCCTCCGTTGTCTTATTACTCACACTGCCCTTGTATGAGGATTCCACTGGGAAAGAAAATGCACAAATTacaatttaacaaggcacacctgttaattgaaatccattccaggtgactacctcatgaaactggttgagagaatcccaagtgtgtgcaaagctttcaaggcaaagggtggctactttgaagaatctcaaatataacatatattttgagatgtagtaacccaaaaagtattaaacatgattccacatgtgttatttcatagttgtgatgtcttcactattattctacaatgtagaaaatagtaaagataaagataaaccctgtaatgagtagcTGTATTATTGACACCCGGAGGAGGTTAACGTGTCTATTATTGACACCCGGAGGAGGTTAACGTGTCTATTATTGACACCCGGAGGAGGTTAACGTGTCTATTATTGACACCCGGAGGAGGTTAACGTGTCTATTATTGACACCCGGAGGAGGTTAACGTGTCTATTATTGACACCCGGAGGAGGTTAACGTGTCTATTATTGACACCCGGAGGAGGTTAACGTGTCTATTATTGACACCCGGAGGAGGTTAACGTGTCTATTATTGACACCCGGAGGAGGTTAACGTGTCTATTATTGACACCCGGAGGAGGTTAACGTGTCTATTATTGACACCCGGAGGAGGTTAACGTGTCTATTATTGACACCCGGAGGAGGTTAACGTGTCTATTATTGACACCCGGAGGAGGTTAACGTGTCTATTATTGACACCCGGAGGAGGTTAACGTGTCTATTATTGACACCCGGAGGAGGTTAACGTGTCTATTATTGACACCCGGAGGAGGTTAACGTGTCTATTATTGACACCCGGAGGAGGTTAACGTGTCTATTATTGACACCCGGAGGAGGTTAACGTGTCTATTATTGACACCCGGAGGAGGTTAACGTGTCTATTATTGACACCCGGAGGAGGTTAACGTGTCTATTATTGACACCCGGAGGAGGTTAACGTGTATATTATTGACACCCGGAGGAGGTTAACGTGTATATTATTGACACCCGGAGGAGGTTAACATGTATATTATTGATACCTGGAGGACGTTAacgtgtacagtggggcaaaaaagtatttagtcagccaccaattgtgcaggtTCTCCCActtaagatgagagaggcctgtaattttcatcataggtacacttcaactatgacagacaaaatgagaaaaagaaatccagaaaatcacattgtaggattttttatgaatttatttgcaaattatggtggaaaataagtatttggtcaataacaaaagtttctcaatactttgttatataccctttgttggcaatgacagaggtcaaacgttttctgtaaggcttcacaaggttttcacacactgttgctggtattttggcccattcctccatgcagatctcctctagagcagtgatgttttggggctgttgctggacaacacggactttcaactccctccaaagattcttttatggggttgagatctggagactggccaggccactccaggaccttgaaatgcttcttacgaagccactccttcgttgcccaggcggtgtgtttgggatcattgtcatgctgaaagacccagccacgtttcatcttcaatgcccttgctgatggaaggaggttttcactcaaaatctcacgatacatggccccattcattctttcctttacacggatcagtcgtcctggtccctttgcagagaaacagccccaaagcatgatgtttccacccccatgcttcacagtaggtatggtgttctttggatgcaactcagcattctttgtcctccaaacacgacgagttgagtttttaccaaaaagttatattttggtttcatctgaccatatgacattctcccaaacTTCTTCTGTATCattcaaatgctctctagcaaacttcagacgggcctggacatgtactggcttaagcagggggacacgtcttgcactgcaggatttgagtccctggcggcgtagtgtgttactgatggtaggctttgttactttggtcccagctctctacaggtcattcactaggtccccacgtgtggttctgggatttttgctcaccgttcttgtgatcattttgaccccacggggtgagatcttgcgtggagccccagatcgagggagattatcagtggtcttgtatgtcttccatttcctaataattgctcccacagttgatttcttcaaaccaagctgcttacctattgcagattcagtcttcccagcctggtgcaggtctacaattttgtttctggtgtcctttgacagctcattggtcttggccatagtggagtttggagtgtgactgtttgaggttgtggacaggtgtattttatactgataacaagttcaaacaggtgccattaatacaggtaaagagtggaggacagaggagcctcttaaagaagaagttacaggtctgtgagagccagaaatcttgcttgtttgtaggtgaccaaatacttattttccaccataatttgcaaataaattcattaaaaatcctacaatgtgattttctggatttcttttcctccttttgtctgtcatagttgaagtgtacctatgatgaaaattacaggcctctctcatctttttaagtgggagaacttgcacaattggtggctgactaaatacttttttgccccactgtatattattGACACCCGGAGGAGGTTAACGTGTATATTATTGACACCCGGAGGAGGTTAACGTGTATATTATTGACACCCGGAGGAGGTTAACGTGTATATTATTGACACCCGGAGGAGGTTAACGTGTATATTATTGACACCCGGAGGAGGTTAACGTGTATATTATTGACACCCGGAGGAGGTTAACGTGTATATTATTGACACCCGGAGGAGGTTAACGTGTATATTATTGACACCCGGAGGAGGTTAACGTGTATATTATTGACACCCGGAGGAGGTTAACGTGTATATTATTGACACCCGGAGGAGGTTTACGTGTATATTATTGACACCCGGAGGAGGTTAACGTGTATATTATTGACACCCGGAGGAGGTTAACGTGTATATTATTGACACCCGGAGGAGGTTAACGTGTATATTATTGACACCCGGAGGAGGTTAACGTGTATATTATTGACACCCGGAGGAGGTTAACGTGTATATTATTGACACCCGGAGGAGGTTAACGTGTATATTATTGACACCCGGAGGAGGTTAACGTGTATATTATTGACACCCGGAGGAGGTTAACGTGTATATTATTGACACCCGGAGGAGGTTAACGTGTATATTATTGACACCCGGAGGAGGTTAACGTGTATATTATTGACACCCGGAGGAGGTTAACGTGTATATTATTGACACCCGGAGGAGGTTAACGTGTATATTATTGACACCCGGAGGAGGTTAACGTGTATATTATTGACACCCGGAGGAGGTTAACGTGTATATTATTGACACCCGGAGGAGGTTAACGTGTATATTATTGACACCCGGAGGAGGTTAACGTGTATATTATTGACACCCGGAGGAGGTTAACGTGTATATTATTGACACCCGGAGGAGGTTAACGTGTATATTATTGACACCCGGAGGAGGTTAACGTGTATATTATTGACACCCGGAGGAGGTTAACGTGTATATTATTGACACCCGGAGGAGGTTAACGTGTATATTATTGACACCCGGAGGAGGTTAACGTGTATATTATTGACACCCGGAGGAGGTTAACGTGTATATTATTGACACCCGGAGGAGGTTAACGTGTATATTATTGACACCCGGAGGAGGTTAACGTGTATATTATTGACACCCGGAGGAGGTTAACGTGTATATTATTGACACCCGGAGGAGGTTAACGTGTATATTATTGACACCCGGAGGAGGTTAACGTGTATATTATTGACACCCGGAGGAGGTTAACGTGTATATTATTGACACCCGGAGGAGGTTAACGTGTATATTATTGACACCCGGAGGAGGTTAACGTGTATATTATTGACACCCGGAGAAGGTTAACGTGTATATTATTGACACCCGGAGGAGGTTAACGTGTATATTATTGACACCCGGAGGAGGTTAACGTGTATATTATTGACACCCGGAGGAGGTTAACGTGTATATTATTGACACCCGGAGGACGTTAACGTGTATATTATTGACACCCGGAGGACGTTAACGTGTATATTATTGATACccggaggacagaggagcctcttaaagaagaagttataggtctgtgagagccagaaatcttgcttgtttgtaggtgaccaaatacttatttttcaccataatttgcaaataaattcattaaaaatcctacaatgtgattttctggatttcttttcctccttttgtctgtcatagttgaagtgtacctatgatgaaaattacaggcctctcatctttttaagtgggagaacttgcacaattggtggctgactaaatacttttttgccccactgtatattattGACACCTGGAGGACGTTAATATGTATATTATTGACACCTGGAGGACGTTAACATGTATATTATTGACACCTGGAGGAGGTTAACATGTATATTATTGACACCTGGAGGAGGTTAACATGTATATTATTGACACCTGGAGGAGGTTAACATGTATATTATTGACACCTGGAGGAGGTTAACATGTATATTATTGACACCTGGAGGAGGTTAACATGTATATTATTGACACCTGGAGGAGGTTAACATGTATATTATTGACACCTGGAGGAGGTTAACATGTATATTATTGACACCTGGAGGAGGTTAGCATGTATATTATTGACACCTGGAGGAGGTTAGCATGTATATTATTGACACCTGGAGGAGGTTAACATGTATATTATTGACACCTGGAGGAGGTTAACATGTATATTATTGACACCTGGAGGAGGTTAACATGTATATTATTGACACCTGGAGGAGGTTAACATGTATATTATTGACACCTGGAGGAGGTTAACGTGTATATTATTGACACCTGGAGGAGGTTAACGTGTATATTATTGACACCTGGAGGAGGTTAACGTGTATATTATTGACACCTGGAGGAGGTTAACGTGTATATTATTGACACCTGGAGGAGGTTAACGTGTATATTATTGACACCTGGAGGAGGTTAACGTGTATATTATTGACACCTGGAGGAGGTTAACGTGTATATTATTGACACCTGGAGGAGGTTAACGTGTATATTATTGACACCTGGAGGAGGTTAACGTGTATATTATTGACACCTGGAGGAGGTTAACGTGTATATTATTGACACCTGGAGGAGGTTAACGTGTATATTATTGACACCTGGAGGAGGTTAACATGTATATTATTGACACCTGGAGGAGGTTAACATGTATATTATTGATACCTGGAGGACGTTAACATGTATATTATTGATACCTGGAGGACGTCGCTGTGGTGAGCGTTCTCATAGCGCAGCATCGCCGACAGATCTGGGTGGTGGTCCACGGCCGTGGTGTTGCCGAGCAGGAACACCGTGACAACCGTCCGGTTGGCGAGGACGCCGGCTTGACCCCACGACTGGCGGATGGCCTGGCGGCGGTCAAAGTGCGGAGTAAGGGATTTGACGGCCAGTAGGAGGAAGGGCGGCTCCCCTCTCCGGGTCTTTTGGCAGATGTGaggctggtccaccactagaGGGTACGACCGACAGCGCATGTAGAGCAGGAAGTCTTTAAAACGGGGAGGTAGGGAATTGTAGTCTTTAACGTCAGTGGTGACTCTGTAGTCCGGTTGGCAGGGGTCAGGGTTCAGTCCCGTGTCGTTGAGCCAATCAGGGACAGGTCTGACAAACTCATCGCTAGTGTTGTTACTGTTGGAGGAGGCGAGGATGGGGTTGTGTTGGAGGTCCAGTCTCTGTTGCTGGCGGTTCCAGTAGGCCTGACTAGGAGCCAGTTTGGACCAGAAGCGCTTGGAGGGCACAAGGACCTTGAATGGAGGAAGGAAGGacgaaatgaataaataaatgaagTGTCCTAAACCGAGAACAACAATACATACAATAAAAAGAGGATTAAAAAAGACAATTCAACACTGATGATTTAACACAATTCAACAACTAAAGCCCTGTGCAGTCTTATTCATTTCATATTTAAAAATCACATTATGTTTAATAAATCACTGTTCATTTCATGAACTCCaaatatgttttattatttatttccccCGAGCCTCCTCTTGCTATGGAAACGCTGAGTCTGATGGTGTGGGCGTGTTGACTGTAGAGATCCTACCCCTCATACCCCTTCAAAGGAGGAGGATACATATGCAAATAAGAGATGACTGGTCATAGGTCAGAATAATCAGatcagattgtgatgtcatgCTGAGGGACAAAAACTCCATCACACCTGAACATGCAAAAAAAATCCAGGCgttaattattattattctttAAAGCTTTTACACTAAAAAAAGGGCATCATCATCATTTTCAGTCTTATTTCATCCTCCAAGTGAAACATGGTTCGTGTGGAAATATTATTCAAAACACAAAAAAGTCAACAGGCCCCGTCGTATTTGCAAAGCAGCCTCCACTGCATTCCATGTACGCTTGTGTCTAGACTTGATACTTACATGCGACTTCTGCTATCAGAATACAAGGATCACATTGAAAAGACGGGTCTAAACGCACAAGTGGCTTTGTGGTCTGACTGCGTTTCCCATCTGGCTGACCACTTCAGGAGGTTTTGGACGTTGTTACGTACGTTGGAGGAGGGAACGCGACACCCTGCTACATCTCAGCTCCCCGTGGAGTGAAACAGTATGGTGATGGGAGGTGCAGGACGACGGAGAAAAACACTGTTGACGGGGAATTCATTCTTCCTTCACACGGTGaggtggggaaaaggggctggacgcaaccaaagcaaagaaagttaaAGTTAGAGTCCCCACCTCTTACCCGCCTCCCCACCTCTTACCCGCCTCCCCACCTCTTACCCGCCTCCCCACCTCTTACCCGCCTCCCCACCTCTTACCCGCCTCCCCACCTCTTACCCGCCTCCCCACCTCTTACCCGCCTCCCCACCTCTTACCCGCCTCCCCACCTCTTACCCGCCTCCCCACTTCTTACCCGCCTCCCCACTTCTTACCCGCCTCCCCACTTCTTACCCGCCTCCCCACTTCTTACCCGCCTCCCCACTTCTTACCCGCCTCCCCACTTCTTACCTAACCTTAagcaccacctggtgcgctaaccaaaatacaggtggtgatccacccaggtcttacctagtgtgcatagacagattCAACACTACGGGTCATGTAtacccgcgggcctcttgcctaaacgTTCCCAAGGTGAGTCCCCCCCCGGGAACAAATTAAACAGAAAAATGACTAATACTTTAAGTGAAcaatttcaataaccaaaaacactAAGTCCTATTGGGATACACATACCCCGGAAGGAGCGGCTACAAAATAATATCCACAAAACTTTTACTGCCCGTCACAACAATCAACACAGGACATAAAAATAAACTATTTTCCCCTGacaaaggaacactggcttttatcaagCTGGAGAAGGAGTTGGTAATGAAGAGACAGCTGTATCCCCTGACGAGAGGGAGGGGTCAGAGCTCAATCCACAATGGggctgaccaatcagctgcttagaatccaggaagccatttcctgaaatgaacatacaaacccacaacaacacagaaactggggaacgtaacagacgTAAATCAGGCTACCGAAAGCGCGTACAGTGGGCACTGTTGGTAGAATGCATAGTTGAAATGGAATATAGAGCAGGAAAAGGGGATTGGGACACACTGTGACCCGGTAGACACATTTACACATAGATACATGATGTGTCCAGAACTCTCTGATCAGAATACTAAAGCTGCATGAACTGTCAAATCAGACACCTTCAATCATCAgttaatcatcaagcccttgattaGTGTGAATCAGGGGAGATTGTTTTTGTATCACTGAACTTTGTGAAACTTCTGGGGGTCACAGAAGAGAGGTTTGAGAAGCAGTTTTACATCACAATGAATATTGTTGTGTCCGCTCTTGTCCTGtcaccacccccccccaccctttgTCCTCACCTTGTGGTGCCCACACCGCTCACCTTGTGGTGCCCACACCGCTCACCTTGTGGTGCCCACACCGCTCACCTTGTGGTGCCCACACCGCTCACCTTGTGGTGCCCACACCGCTCACCTTGTGGTGCCCACACCGCTCACCTTGTGGTGCCCACACCGCTCACCTTGTGGTGCCCACACCGCTCACCTTGTGGTGCCCACACCGCTCACCTTGTGGTGCCCACACCGCTCACCTTGTGGTGCCCACACCGCTCACCTTGTGGTGCCCACACCGCTCACCTTGTGGTGCCCACACCGCTCACCTTGTGGTGCCCACACCCCTCACCTTGTGGTGCCCACACCCCTCACCTTGTGGTGCCCACACCCCTCACCTTGTGGTGCTCCCTCCTCACCTTGTGGTGCCCCCTCCTCACCTTGTGGTGCCCCCTCCTCACCTTGTTGTGTCCCttgtcctgtcctcctcctcctctgtggaACACTAGGATGAAGATGAAGAGATTGACCGTCATCAACGTCACCAGAAATTTCAGCTTCCTCCTCAGGCCCGCCATGACCTCTAGCTACGACCTCTGATCTCTAGCCacctagagggagggagaggggagagagcgagagcgagatgaGGGACACATTCAagtttgtttatttgtcatatacacaaTGCAACAAAATGCTTAAATGCTTTACACACACGAATTAGTGGTCAACTCttcattaaaacatttaaaaaaaagaaatctcCTCAGTTATTATGGCCAGTTAGTGTAAAAACACATGACTACAAATAGCCCACATTTCATTCTACTTTAAGGCCTCGGGGGAGGATTTAATGTCTTCACTTCAAGAGAACACGGGTTTCTAAGAATCAATGCTCCAGAATAATGCCTTTAACCATTTCCACAGAATGCATGAGCAATTTGAGCCGAATGGTAATCACACTGCAAATCTACTATTTATTCAAAACTACAATTTATTCAAACTCTGCTTGACTCTAAGATGGAGATGTTTGAACATTTGAAATATTTACTTTGAAATGGCCAGAAAGTCAGTCAGGACAGTTGGAAAGGTTATTTAGGGAAATTCAGTGTTTCTAGGCAGCGAATCACTGATCATGTGCTTTATATTCCAGAGCCCTCATGATCCTAATCTGTGGTCCTGGTCTGACTGATGACAACTGCACAACCTAGGAGACATACTGGCTGTGCAGGTTTGGCTTCCAACCCTGCAAGAGCACAGCTGATACAGCCAACCAAGGTGGGATCATAACCACAAGGATGAGGgggtacacacatacacccctCCCCCTAaacacccccccaacacacccacctccctccctaaAACCTCCCCCTCAACAC
Proteins encoded:
- the LOC129864952 gene encoding N-acetyllactosaminide beta-1,3-N-acetylglucosaminyltransferase 2-like, producing the protein MAGLRRKLKFLVTLMTVNLFIFILVFHRGGGGQDKGHNKVLVPSKRFWSKLAPSQAYWNRQQQRLDLQHNPILASSNSNNTSDEFVRPVPDWLNDTGLNPDPCQPDYRVTTDVKDYNSLPPRFKDFLLYMRCRSYPLVVDQPHICQKTRRGEPPFLLLAVKSLTPHFDRRQAIRQSWGQAGVLANRTVVTVFLLGNTTAVDHHPDLSAMLRYENAHHSDVLQWDFRDSFFNLTVKEVLFLDWMTTRCPGAQFIFKGDDDVFVNTLRILAFLKGLSGPRARDLFVGDVITNAGPNRDKKVKYFIPESLLVGKYPPYAGGGGYLYSGDLAKRLHGASQHVPLYPIDDVYTGMCLRKLGLGPEKHKGFKTFDIEEKYRRNPCAYKGLMLVHSRTPQEMIQIWAWLNDPNLTCQ